The Scophthalmus maximus strain ysfricsl-2021 chromosome 7, ASM2237912v1, whole genome shotgun sequence genome includes a window with the following:
- the bmt2 gene encoding S-adenosylmethionine sensor upstream of mTORC1 isoform X1 has protein sequence MDPRDNVETGETEDHPEPFYVPIPEEAPHKKEQEKLSGVVKSVHRKLRRKYREVGDFDKIWREHCEDEQTLSEYALAMKNLADNHWTKTCEGEGRIEWCRSVCQEYFLDGGMKRMLEKDEKSATLAMGLTAASVSAQPYSTIPSSISQRGKMRLLDVGSCFNPFLKFDEFLTVGIDIVPAVESVYKCDFLNLQLQQPLQLADDAVQAFLRQLHNPIDALPAQLFHVVVFSLLLSYFPSPYQRWICCKKAHELLELHGLLLIITPDSSHQNRHALMMRSWRVAVESLGFKRYKYIKYSHMHLIAFRKASLATTSDLVSRNYPEMLYIPQDFHANEEEDCADVPVQVRSEFEDDQLAWGFTELPDTPYDSDSGESQGSSVPGFHELEDPILLQS, from the exons ATGGACCCCAGGGACAATGTCGAGACGGGAGAGACGGAAGACCACCCGGAGCCCTTCTACGTGCCGATCCCGGAGGAGGCGCCGCAcaagaaggagcaggagaagctgTCGGGGGTCGTCAAGAGCGTCCACAGAAAACTGCGCAGGAAATACAGAGAGG tGGGCGATTTTGACAAGATCTGGCGCGAGCACTGCGAGGATGAGCAGACACTGAGTGAGTACGCGCTGGCCATGAAGAATCTCGCAGACAACCACTGGACCAAAACCTGCGAGGGAGAGGGACGCATTGAATGGTGTCGCAG TGTCTGTCAAGAATACTTTTTGGATGGTGGGATGAAAAGAATGTTGGAGAAGGATGAGAAAAGTGCCACGCTCGCCATGGGTCTGACTGCAGCGTCCGTAAGTGCCCAACCATACAGCACCATCCCAAG TTCAATCTCTCAGCGGGGAAAGATGCGACTCCTTGATGTGGGAAGCTGCTTCAACCCTTTCTTGAAGTTCGATGAGTTCCTTACAGTTGGTATCGACATAGTGCCTGCAGTTGAG agTGTGTACAAGTGTGACTTCCTCAACCTTCAGCTCCAGCAGCCTCTGCAGCTGGCGGACGATGCGGTCCAGGCCTTTCTCCGCCAGCTCCACAACCCCATTGACGCTCTGCCGGCTCAGCTGTTCCACGTGGTGGTCTTCTCGCTGCTCCTCTCCTACTTCCCCTCACCGTACCAGCGCTGGATCTGCTGCAAGAAGGCGCACGAGCTGCTGGAGTTGCACGGCCTGCTGCTCATCATCACGCCCGACTCGTCCCACCAGAACCGCCACGCCCTCATGATGCGCAGCTGGCGCGTGGCGGTGGAGTCACTGGGCTTCAAGCGCTACAAGTACATCAAGTACTCCCACATGCATCTCATCGCCTTCCGCAAGGCATCTCTGGCCACCACCAGTGACCTGGTGTCACGCAACTACCCCGAGATGCTCTACATCCCTCAGGACTTCCACGCCAATGAGGAGGAAGACTGCGCCGACGTGCCCGTGCAGGTGCGCTCCGAGTTTGAGGACGACCAGCTGGCTTGGGGCTTCACGGAGCTACCTGACACGCCCTATGATTCCGATTCTGGGGAGAGCCAGGGCAGCTCGGTGCCTGGCTTCCATGAGCTAGAGGACCCCATACTGCTTCAGAGCTAG
- the bmt2 gene encoding S-adenosylmethionine sensor upstream of mTORC1 isoform X3, with protein MGDFDKIWREHCEDEQTLSEYALAMKNLADNHWTKTCEGEGRIEWCRSVCQEYFLDGGMKRMLEKDEKSATLAMGLTAASVSAQPYSTIPSSISQRGKMRLLDVGSCFNPFLKFDEFLTVGIDIVPAVESVYKCDFLNLQLQQPLQLADDAVQAFLRQLHNPIDALPAQLFHVVVFSLLLSYFPSPYQRWICCKKAHELLELHGLLLIITPDSSHQNRHALMMRSWRVAVESLGFKRYKYIKYSHMHLIAFRKASLATTSDLVSRNYPEMLYIPQDFHANEEEDCADVPVQVRSEFEDDQLAWGFTELPDTPYDSDSGESQGSSVPGFHELEDPILLQS; from the exons A tGGGCGATTTTGACAAGATCTGGCGCGAGCACTGCGAGGATGAGCAGACACTGAGTGAGTACGCGCTGGCCATGAAGAATCTCGCAGACAACCACTGGACCAAAACCTGCGAGGGAGAGGGACGCATTGAATGGTGTCGCAG TGTCTGTCAAGAATACTTTTTGGATGGTGGGATGAAAAGAATGTTGGAGAAGGATGAGAAAAGTGCCACGCTCGCCATGGGTCTGACTGCAGCGTCCGTAAGTGCCCAACCATACAGCACCATCCCAAG TTCAATCTCTCAGCGGGGAAAGATGCGACTCCTTGATGTGGGAAGCTGCTTCAACCCTTTCTTGAAGTTCGATGAGTTCCTTACAGTTGGTATCGACATAGTGCCTGCAGTTGAG agTGTGTACAAGTGTGACTTCCTCAACCTTCAGCTCCAGCAGCCTCTGCAGCTGGCGGACGATGCGGTCCAGGCCTTTCTCCGCCAGCTCCACAACCCCATTGACGCTCTGCCGGCTCAGCTGTTCCACGTGGTGGTCTTCTCGCTGCTCCTCTCCTACTTCCCCTCACCGTACCAGCGCTGGATCTGCTGCAAGAAGGCGCACGAGCTGCTGGAGTTGCACGGCCTGCTGCTCATCATCACGCCCGACTCGTCCCACCAGAACCGCCACGCCCTCATGATGCGCAGCTGGCGCGTGGCGGTGGAGTCACTGGGCTTCAAGCGCTACAAGTACATCAAGTACTCCCACATGCATCTCATCGCCTTCCGCAAGGCATCTCTGGCCACCACCAGTGACCTGGTGTCACGCAACTACCCCGAGATGCTCTACATCCCTCAGGACTTCCACGCCAATGAGGAGGAAGACTGCGCCGACGTGCCCGTGCAGGTGCGCTCCGAGTTTGAGGACGACCAGCTGGCTTGGGGCTTCACGGAGCTACCTGACACGCCCTATGATTCCGATTCTGGGGAGAGCCAGGGCAGCTCGGTGCCTGGCTTCCATGAGCTAGAGGACCCCATACTGCTTCAGAGCTAG
- the tmem168b gene encoding transmembrane protein 168: MCRFLRYCVSHCLHAAMTRLEEVNGEVSMWSSVRWLGYLSGLNLLLALCLGLYARWESAAEAFLLVVFVLALLVLAAACVLHYRCGMERLSLGLLHLWLGFLLGVLCLVNSPALRGDAKERAADYLLLASVLLRTLWALLERLLGRARYRPAFLTSAERQELAGFAVASATLLQLHQALSVAALLAALAAVMVALRMKAALALPGLLCFAAVTAALFFDALRVPVNPCALACFFSQLLCDPLLDVYFSGLSVTERWQPFLVWRGLWRRLSLLPLLLVEATFVALASRRLADVGRWYVAVPGFAACALVWCACHLVFVVAVWGFHTKLGECQGLCLAQGSGVGGLAKVMASKGMRHFCLISERLVLLTLLTTAAVAALCWQASSSIFVSVFLLVLPLESLFHGLFHELGNSLGGTCVGYALVIPTNYCSPGGQPMLLPPDQVQELNRRSTGMLNNVQRFFAHHLIETFGCDYSTSGVTAEALQAKIKTFMDLRTADGPRHDTYVIFYSGHTHRSGEWALAGGDTLRLDHIVDWWREKNGSVCSRLILVLDCDDSLPWVREVRKVEGPSYVAVQGATLARVTDVELQDPPQLGDFTSQWVEYNCNLNSGIQWSERGRAVSAAYGISKHWSDYSLHLPSDSDVANHWGMYYPRVTYPVVQLALWCGSMNLLWICSACLRCLKRVKLNWFPPAVLDTGQGFKLVRS, translated from the exons ATGTGTCGTTTTCTCCGCTACTGCGTGAGCCACTGCCTCCACGCGGCCATGACCCGGCTCGAGGAGGTCAACGGCGAGGTGAGCATGTGGTCGTCGGTCCGGTGGCTGGGCTACCTGTCGGGCCTCAACCTGCTGCTCGCCCTGTGCCTGGGGCTCTACGCCCGCTGGGAGAGCGCCGCCGAGGCCTTCCTGCTCGTCGTCTTCGTGCTGGCCCTGCTCGTGCTGGCGGCGGCGTGTGTGCTGCACTACCGCTGCGGCATGGAGAGGCTCAGCCTCGGCCTGCTGCACCTGTGGCTCGGCTTCCTGCTCGGCGTGCTCTGCCTCGTCAACAGCCCCGCGCTGCGCGGCGACGCCAAGGAGCGGGCGGCCGACTACCTGCTGCTGGCCAGCGTGCTGCTGCGCACGCTGTGGGCGCTGCTGGAGCGGCTGCTGGGCCGCGCCAGGTACCGGCCCGCCTTCCTCACGTCGGCGGAGCGCCAGGAGCTGGCGGGCTTCGCCGTCGCCAGCGCgacgctgctgcagctccaccagGCGCTGAGCGTCGCGGCGCTGCTGGCGGCGCTGGCCGCCGTCATGGTCGCCCTGCGGATGAAGGCGGCGCTGGCGCTGCCCGGCCTGCTGTGCTTCGCCGCCGTCACCGCGGCGCTGTTCTTCGACGCGCTGCGCGTGCCCGTCAACCCGTGCGCCCTCGCCTGCTTCTTCAGCCAGCTGCTCTGCGACCCGCTGCTCGACGTCTACTTCAGCGGGCTGTCCGTCACCGAGCGCTGGCAGCCGTTCCTGGTGTGGAGGGGCCTGTGGCGCCGGCTGtccctgctgccgctgctgctggtggaggccACCTTCGTCGCCCTGGCGTCGCGCAGGCTGGCGGACGTGGGCCGCTGGTACGTGGCGGTCCCCGGCTTCGCGGCGTGCGCGCTCGTCTGGTGCGCCTGCCACCTGGTGTTCGTCGTGGCCGTGTGGGGCTTCCACACCAAGCTCGGCGAGTGCCAGGGGCTGTGCCTGGCCCAGGGCTCGGGGGTCGGCGGGCTGGCCAAGGTCATGGCCTCCAAGGGCATGAGGCACTTCTGCCTCATCTCCGAGCGCCTGGTGCTCCTCACGCTGCTCACGACTGCTGCCGTGGCGGCTCTCTGTTGGCAG GCCTCCAGCAGCATCTTCGTGAGCGTGTTCCTGCTCGTCCTGCCCCTGGAGTCTCTGTTCCACGGGCTCTTCCACGAGCTGGGGAACAGCCTGGGAGGAACCTGTGTGGGCTACGCTCTGGTCATCCCCACCAACTACTgcag CCCCGGCGGTCAGCCCATGCTGCTGCCTCCGGACCAGGTGCAGGAGCTGAACAGACGCTCCACGGGCATGTTGAACAACGTGCAGCGCTTCTTCGCCCACCACCTGATCGAGACCTTCGGCTGCGACTACTCCACCAGCGGCGTTACAGCGGAGGCTCTGCAGGCCAAGATCAAAACCTTCATGGACCTGCGCACGGCTGACGGGCCTCGCCACGACACCTACGTGATCTTCTACAGcggccacacacacaggagcgGAGAGTGGGCACTggcag GAGGAGACACTCTTCGCCTGGACCACATCGTGGACTGGTGGCGGGAGAAGAACGGCAGCGTCTGCTCGCGCCTCATCCTGGTGCTCGACTGCGACGACTCGCTGCCTTGGGTGAGGGAGGTCAGGAAGGTGGAGGGCCCGTCGTACGTGGCCGTGCAGGGGGCGACGCTCGCCAGGGTGACGGACGTGGAGCTGCAGGACCCCCCACAGCTCGGAGACTTCACCTCCCAGTGGGTGGAGTACAACTGCAACTTGAACAGCGGCATCCAGTGGTCGGAGAGGGGCCGGGCGGTCTCGGCCGCCTACGGCATCTCCAAACACTGGAGCGACTACTCGCTGCACCTGCCGTCCGACAGTGACGTCGCGAACCACTGGGGCATGTACTATCCCCGGGTGACCTACCCGGTGGTCCAGTTGGCGTTGTGGTGCGGCAGCATGAACCTGCTGTGGATCTGCAGCGCCTGCCTGCGATGTCTGAAGAGAGTCAAGCTCAACTGGTTCCCACCTGCTGTACTGGACACTGGCCAAGGCTTCAAACTGGTCCGATCTTAG